In Sulfuracidifex metallicus DSM 6482 = JCM 9184, a single window of DNA contains:
- a CDS encoding glutamate synthase-related protein, which yields MMIINKYLPVPRQTDSELWTAEKIEHVRRLSLTGKPQGIFERNGNRVLDKVEFKLKKNPEMTDNPTSSLSFSFSGIDMSMPLYLGDMSYGALSGNPNITIARVADMTGTLAGTGEGGLHPEVAKHKRIFVQWASARFGVDAKTLTAGLGIVIKIGQGAKPGIGGHLPGKKVTKPISLTRRIPEGMDAISPAPHHDIYSIEDLGQRIAALKDMTGKPVFVKVAATNYIPYVVAGIARMNADGVIIDGHGAGTGATPQVIRDNVGIPIELAVASADNVLRQEGLRDRFTVIAAGRVTSSTDAAKLIALGADVVSVGTGALIAMGCVMVHKCHIGSCPTALTNKIDGTREMDIEFGVKTLTNFINGFGLELMNILDNLGIRNVRELRGRRDLLYGNGLSEETLTILGIDGRVEDSPVKQGELWTKRIQVYLHELMNKGEPVITSMGSTAPPDVEKPGRISDWLRSDGAQVTRPPIDPYREDIDTSFYLNHGKIYLSLPVIYDITSAPEKFRNAFSWASLALSSAIFTDETNPGFEDISFSYDGKGIASWSKKPFPERYYVIPSSLDAVEGLVGLDVPGFIVDEDEGKDDLELMISRLDSTLKRNGVRYYYDIIAKSSKLRDSADVFKNLLLGADSTIVSYSLLERAIGQGSEGDLKERAFNVIAGMKKEISLLAGAAGVYSVQSSLTGNRELLRAINLNPKTREILRVKPAGGL from the coding sequence GTGATGATAATAAACAAGTACCTTCCGGTTCCGCGTCAAACAGACAGCGAGCTTTGGACTGCTGAGAAAATTGAACATGTTAGAAGACTATCATTGACGGGAAAACCTCAAGGAATATTTGAAAGAAATGGAAACAGGGTACTTGATAAGGTAGAGTTCAAGTTAAAGAAGAACCCCGAAATGACGGATAATCCTACCTCCTCCTTATCATTCTCGTTTTCAGGCATAGATATGTCAATGCCTCTTTACTTAGGTGACATGTCCTATGGCGCTCTGAGCGGAAATCCTAATATCACCATAGCGAGGGTTGCAGACATGACGGGTACTTTGGCTGGTACCGGAGAAGGAGGACTTCATCCAGAAGTGGCAAAACATAAGAGAATATTCGTACAATGGGCCTCGGCAAGGTTTGGAGTTGACGCCAAAACTTTAACTGCAGGATTAGGAATTGTAATAAAAATTGGTCAAGGTGCAAAGCCCGGCATTGGAGGTCATCTACCCGGAAAGAAGGTAACGAAGCCAATCTCGTTAACTAGAAGGATTCCCGAGGGAATGGACGCCATTTCTCCAGCCCCCCATCACGACATCTATTCCATAGAAGACCTTGGTCAGAGAATAGCAGCGTTAAAGGACATGACTGGGAAACCAGTTTTCGTTAAGGTTGCCGCGACTAACTACATCCCCTATGTTGTAGCTGGAATAGCCAGAATGAACGCTGATGGAGTAATCATAGATGGCCATGGAGCTGGCACTGGCGCAACTCCTCAAGTAATTAGGGACAACGTAGGTATACCAATTGAGCTTGCAGTCGCTTCTGCTGATAACGTGTTAAGACAGGAGGGACTCAGAGATAGGTTCACTGTCATAGCTGCTGGTAGAGTTACTTCCTCTACTGACGCTGCCAAACTAATTGCTCTAGGAGCAGATGTAGTCAGCGTCGGCACAGGGGCACTGATTGCCATGGGCTGTGTAATGGTTCATAAGTGTCATATAGGATCATGTCCCACTGCTTTGACAAACAAGATAGACGGAACCAGGGAAATGGATATAGAGTTTGGAGTGAAGACACTCACTAATTTCATCAACGGGTTCGGATTGGAGCTAATGAACATCTTGGACAACTTAGGAATAAGAAACGTGAGAGAATTGAGAGGAAGAAGAGACCTACTTTACGGTAACGGGTTAAGCGAGGAAACTTTGACAATACTGGGAATCGATGGACGTGTGGAGGACTCTCCCGTTAAGCAGGGAGAACTTTGGACTAAGAGAATTCAAGTTTACCTTCACGAGCTTATGAACAAGGGAGAGCCAGTAATAACTAGCATGGGAAGTACTGCACCTCCTGACGTAGAGAAGCCTGGAAGGATATCCGATTGGTTGAGATCTGACGGTGCGCAAGTTACTAGACCTCCAATCGATCCATACAGGGAGGATATAGATACTTCATTCTATCTAAATCATGGAAAAATATACCTTTCCCTTCCGGTGATATATGATATAACTAGTGCTCCAGAGAAGTTCAGAAACGCTTTTTCCTGGGCTTCACTAGCCTTGAGTTCTGCCATCTTCACTGACGAAACAAATCCAGGTTTTGAGGATATATCCTTCTCCTACGACGGGAAAGGGATTGCCTCTTGGAGCAAAAAACCTTTTCCAGAGAGGTACTACGTAATACCATCCTCTCTTGACGCCGTAGAAGGGTTAGTTGGTCTGGATGTGCCTGGTTTCATAGTGGACGAAGACGAAGGAAAGGATGATTTGGAGCTCATGATATCTAGATTAGATTCCACGTTAAAGAGAAACGGAGTGAGGTACTATTATGATATCATTGCTAAGTCAAGCAAACTAAGGGACTCTGCAGACGTCTTCAAGAATCTCCTTCTCGGAGCTGACTCCACTATAGTCTCTTATTCTCTCCTGGAAAGGGCAATAGGACAGGGAAGCGAAGGAGACCTAAAGGAGAGGGCATTCAATGTAATAGCCGGGATGAAAAAGGAGATATCCCTTCTAGCAGGGGCTGCTGGCGTATACAGCGTTCAATCTTCACTCACCGGAAACAGGGAGCTTTTGAGAGCCATAAACTTGAACCCAAAAACGAGGGAAATCCTGAGAGTTAAGCCAGCAGGTGGTTTATGA
- a CDS encoding glycosyltransferase family 4 protein, producing MPSIKNVEVGVIAHGLGIKEVYSGEGKVYLTCFDMLKQKGVSFVPISFAKPRKTQSVHTLPFSLPKFDKYQRLLVKISASKVKPKVFLNLSGVPIPLSSIAPHLVYAGAPAISSLPSKYKGIWKLYLLPFYLYLPALKREASRIEIIANSNLSAEAISEVYGIPKPKVIYPPVDVEKFELAYKCKERDDMFITVGRIERGKMLENAVNLSARTGISGIIVGSLIEKDYLERLLKLARETGAKVKILYDLPQNELVKLMGKAKVYFHPTIGEHFGIPVVEAMAAGLTPLVPVKSGAYEIVPKELGYSTIDEASTKLKDLMKVDMKEKVHEISKGFSSSVFKEKMWEHLSKYL from the coding sequence GTGCCTTCAATAAAAAACGTTGAAGTCGGCGTCATCGCTCATGGTTTAGGGATCAAAGAGGTTTACAGCGGTGAAGGTAAGGTTTACTTGACTTGTTTTGACATGTTGAAGCAAAAGGGCGTTTCTTTCGTTCCTATATCTTTTGCTAAGCCAAGAAAAACCCAATCAGTTCATACTCTTCCTTTCTCTCTGCCTAAGTTTGACAAATATCAAAGGCTTCTAGTTAAGATATCAGCTTCCAAGGTGAAGCCAAAGGTTTTCTTAAACTTGTCAGGAGTTCCCATACCGCTCTCATCAATCGCACCTCATCTAGTTTACGCAGGAGCTCCAGCAATTTCGTCATTACCATCAAAGTATAAAGGAATATGGAAACTTTACCTCTTACCTTTTTACTTGTACCTTCCCGCCTTAAAGAGGGAAGCATCTAGGATCGAGATAATTGCTAACTCAAACTTGTCAGCTGAGGCCATAAGCGAGGTTTACGGTATTCCCAAACCTAAGGTTATCTATCCTCCTGTAGATGTGGAGAAATTTGAGTTAGCATACAAGTGCAAAGAGAGGGATGACATGTTTATCACTGTAGGCAGAATCGAAAGAGGCAAGATGCTAGAAAATGCAGTTAACCTGTCAGCAAGAACAGGGATAAGCGGCATCATAGTAGGCTCTCTCATTGAGAAGGATTACCTTGAAAGACTTCTCAAACTTGCTAGGGAAACTGGAGCTAAAGTTAAGATACTTTATGACCTGCCCCAAAACGAGCTGGTAAAATTGATGGGTAAGGCAAAAGTTTACTTCCATCCTACTATAGGGGAACATTTCGGAATCCCAGTAGTGGAAGCCATGGCAGCTGGGTTAACGCCTTTAGTTCCCGTAAAAAGCGGAGCTTACGAGATTGTGCCAAAGGAATTGGGTTACTCTACAATTGACGAAGCTTCAACTAAGCTTAAGGACTTAATGAAGGTAGATATGAAGGAGAAAGTTCACGAAATTTCAAAAGGATTCTCATCATCAGTGTTCAAGGAGAAAATGTGGGAACATCTATCTAAGTATTTATGA
- a CDS encoding glutamate synthase, with the protein MIPSGCGVFGIIRKETAKKIPGSTVVRAIERVRHRGSDKGAGFATFNLGEGNSYVIKAFVEGDPTKVVRLLNEHGLQVTSLNVSYERGNFCNCSIMTLGDVNRVKKAIRNINEVLWDDNRGKGRIYSVGTSVSVFKDVGYPIDVARKYNVDALEGDMWLAHTRQPTNSPGFYPYWSHPFSTFNIAIVHNGDVSSFGANVEFLQNRGWESFVGTDSEVIAFLFQELLEEGLPIEEAVKIILNPSRRSSSLPKVKDYLYRNAKLDGPFTAIVGYDSGEDIYLVGIADRSKFRPAIIGEDENAFYVASEESEIREVSAKATIWTLKPGSYFIASLKKGIINKGREEEEVLSFSAPPIFETHDFDIDAINMSSEELNLRIEETSSKGKVVVKNVNGQRFIGNTLPFKGIRGVEIHIYGVAGNAMANLNDGNTFHVHGNVQDDCCDTMHGGKVLIEGDARDVLGQTLQGGVILVKGNAGNRVGIQMREYQEKRPYLIIGGIVDDYLGEYMAGGVTIVLDVKGNNARVGNFVGTGMVGGRIYLRGKVSPSKLGLQPPRFEFLRLLRALALDNLISQDELEGLSKMEYIEAMEKMQGKAKEYAMRLFEEKVGIPTYEYRELNEEEFKEISGVTPEMKEYEEFLKEKFTVIFPKK; encoded by the coding sequence ATGATTCCTTCCGGATGCGGAGTTTTTGGCATAATAAGAAAAGAAACAGCGAAGAAGATACCTGGCTCTACGGTTGTGAGGGCAATAGAGAGAGTCAGACACAGGGGAAGCGACAAGGGAGCAGGATTTGCAACCTTCAATTTGGGAGAAGGGAATTCCTATGTGATAAAAGCTTTCGTTGAGGGGGACCCCACAAAGGTTGTTAGACTGCTCAACGAACACGGTCTACAAGTTACCTCGCTTAACGTATCGTACGAGAGAGGAAACTTCTGTAATTGCTCCATAATGACGTTAGGAGACGTCAACAGAGTAAAGAAAGCCATTAGAAACATAAACGAGGTCCTATGGGATGACAATAGAGGAAAGGGAAGGATCTATAGCGTGGGAACATCTGTGTCAGTATTCAAAGATGTGGGATATCCAATAGACGTTGCAAGAAAATATAACGTAGATGCCTTAGAGGGAGACATGTGGCTAGCCCATACCAGGCAACCAACAAACTCCCCTGGGTTTTATCCTTATTGGTCTCATCCTTTCTCCACATTCAACATTGCCATAGTTCACAACGGAGACGTGAGCTCTTTTGGAGCAAACGTGGAGTTCCTACAAAACAGAGGATGGGAAAGTTTTGTGGGAACTGATAGCGAAGTAATAGCATTCCTTTTCCAAGAGTTATTGGAGGAAGGGCTTCCAATAGAGGAGGCAGTGAAGATAATACTGAACCCGTCCCGTCGTTCTTCGTCACTACCAAAGGTAAAGGACTACTTATATAGGAACGCTAAACTGGACGGACCTTTCACCGCAATTGTTGGGTACGACTCCGGGGAGGACATATACTTGGTTGGAATAGCTGATCGTTCCAAATTCAGACCTGCAATAATAGGCGAGGATGAGAACGCGTTTTACGTAGCTAGCGAGGAGAGCGAAATCAGAGAAGTCTCAGCGAAGGCTACAATTTGGACTCTAAAGCCTGGATCTTACTTCATAGCTTCCCTGAAGAAAGGAATAATAAACAAAGGTAGGGAAGAGGAAGAGGTTCTGTCCTTCTCTGCTCCTCCTATCTTCGAAACCCACGATTTCGACATAGATGCCATCAACATGTCGTCTGAAGAGCTAAACCTCAGGATAGAAGAAACGTCCAGCAAAGGAAAGGTAGTAGTTAAGAACGTGAACGGACAACGTTTCATAGGAAATACACTTCCATTTAAGGGAATCCGCGGAGTGGAAATTCACATTTACGGCGTTGCGGGAAACGCCATGGCTAACCTTAATGACGGAAACACTTTTCACGTGCATGGTAATGTTCAGGACGACTGTTGCGATACAATGCATGGCGGAAAAGTATTGATAGAAGGTGATGCAAGGGACGTTTTAGGGCAGACTCTTCAGGGGGGCGTAATTCTTGTTAAAGGAAATGCAGGTAATAGGGTAGGGATACAGATGAGAGAATATCAAGAAAAGAGACCTTACTTGATAATTGGTGGAATTGTTGACGATTATCTTGGAGAGTATATGGCTGGAGGAGTAACGATAGTATTGGACGTGAAAGGAAATAACGCTAGAGTGGGAAACTTCGTTGGAACCGGAATGGTAGGTGGAAGAATATACTTGAGAGGAAAGGTAAGTCCTTCCAAACTTGGTCTACAGCCGCCTAGATTTGAGTTCCTACGCTTGCTGAGGGCACTTGCATTAGATAACTTGATTTCTCAAGATGAGCTAGAAGGTCTTTCTAAGATGGAATACATTGAAGCTATGGAGAAAATGCAGGGAAAGGCTAAGGAATATGCTATGAGACTGTTCGAAGAAAAGGTAGGAATACCAACGTATGAATACAGGGAGCTTAACGAGGAAGAATTCAAGGAAATCTCCGGAGTTACGCCGGAAATGAAGGAATACGAAGAATTTCTAAAGGAGAAGTTCACCGTGATTTTCCCTAAGAAGTAG